In one window of uncultured Acetobacteroides sp. DNA:
- a CDS encoding M48 family metallopeptidase, giving the protein MRAKYLLSGIAVVLCLTANAQFKLNKNVLNAGSDLVSAATLTDADVVQYANEYMKWMDTHNPLAKATDEYGSRLKRITSKFESYDGLKLDFKVYLVKDVNAFACANGCVRVCAGLMKIMTDNEILAVVAHEIGHVKNKDSKDAFRTALLTSALKNTVASQSNTAKTLTDSQLGDLAQAVANSSYSRKQESAADSYSYEFLKNNGKNVWALPSAFRKLLTIEDGGGKSSSSMAKLVSSHPETQKRAEQAEERAKKDGFPKVEEK; this is encoded by the coding sequence ATGAGAGCAAAGTATTTACTAAGCGGTATCGCTGTTGTATTGTGCCTAACGGCCAATGCCCAATTTAAGCTGAACAAAAATGTGCTGAACGCCGGTAGCGATTTGGTTTCGGCAGCTACGTTAACCGATGCCGATGTTGTACAGTACGCCAACGAATACATGAAGTGGATGGATACGCACAATCCGTTGGCAAAGGCAACCGACGAATACGGTTCGCGCCTTAAGAGAATCACCAGTAAGTTCGAAAGCTACGATGGACTAAAGCTTGACTTTAAGGTGTACCTTGTAAAGGACGTCAACGCATTTGCATGCGCCAATGGATGCGTAAGGGTTTGCGCCGGACTGATGAAGATTATGACCGACAACGAAATTCTTGCCGTTGTTGCCCACGAAATAGGGCACGTGAAGAATAAGGACTCGAAAGATGCCTTCCGTACTGCGCTGCTAACCTCTGCGCTAAAGAATACCGTTGCCTCGCAAAGCAATACGGCAAAAACATTGACCGATTCGCAGCTTGGAGATTTGGCGCAGGCCGTTGCAAATAGCTCCTACTCGCGTAAGCAGGAGAGCGCAGCCGATAGCTACAGCTACGAGTTCCTAAAAAATAATGGTAAGAACGTTTGGGCGCTGCCTTCAGCCTTCCGCAAGCTGCTTACCATCGAAGATGGAGGGGGTAAGTCGAGCAGCAGCATGGCAAAGCTCGTATCATCGCATCCCGAAACGCAAAAAAGAGCCGAGCAGGCTGAAGAGCGAGCAAAGAAGGATGGCTTCCCCAAGGTGGAGGAGAAGTAA
- a CDS encoding GNAT family N-acetyltransferase → MNIRPAAPNEAEQLTAIAVESEAYWGGSTSFLVRFEELYKVTASFIEHNPTFVLEEGGEIAGFYAIVKGNDASELEYLYVKASCIGKGYGRMLWEHLMEQCKELGIQQLELVTSPEAKDFYARMGATQVSTVESTIEEGRMIPRMVYMAKGPISRNEIKGKTSYTK, encoded by the coding sequence ATGAATATTCGACCCGCAGCCCCCAATGAGGCGGAGCAGCTTACCGCAATTGCTGTCGAATCGGAGGCCTACTGGGGTGGTAGCACCAGCTTTCTAGTACGGTTCGAAGAGCTGTACAAGGTTACCGCCTCGTTTATAGAGCATAACCCGACCTTCGTACTGGAAGAAGGCGGCGAAATAGCAGGTTTCTATGCTATTGTAAAGGGTAATGACGCCAGCGAGCTAGAGTACCTCTACGTTAAAGCCAGCTGCATCGGCAAAGGATATGGAAGAATGCTGTGGGAGCATCTGATGGAGCAATGCAAAGAGCTAGGCATACAGCAGCTGGAGCTGGTAACAAGCCCAGAGGCAAAAGATTTCTACGCCAGAATGGGCGCCACTCAGGTCTCAACGGTAGAGTCGACGATAGAAGAAGGACGAATGATTCCAAGAATGGTATATATGGCTAAGGGACCTATTAGCCGCAACGAAATAAAAGGTAAAACATCCTACACCAAATAA
- a CDS encoding DUF3781 domain-containing protein yields the protein MDSYKAEVLKRVCYTELVYGRINKKLNKQLSKEEIEKMIFETLEETNESQFEKIGKNIYVTNCARNIRITVNTNTYRIITVDAVASKKE from the coding sequence ATGGATAGCTACAAGGCCGAAGTTCTAAAAAGGGTTTGCTATACCGAGCTCGTTTACGGTAGGATTAATAAGAAGCTGAATAAGCAACTCTCGAAAGAGGAGATTGAAAAGATGATCTTTGAGACCCTCGAAGAGACGAACGAATCGCAATTCGAGAAGATCGGAAAGAACATCTACGTAACAAATTGTGCGAGAAATATTAGAATAACCGTAAACACGAACACCTACCGCATTATCACGGTAGATGCAGTAGCGTCTAAAAAGGAATAA
- a CDS encoding GNAT family N-acetyltransferase, which yields MKPVIETSRLFLRQLTLEDASSLAQVLSDQESMKHYPHAFSPEEVRKWIERNIERYKNDGFGLWAVIRKADGQFLGDCGITLQDIDGEILPEIGFHTIKTFCNMGYATEAAEACKKYALEVLGFKSIYSYSAIGNKPSQRVSSKIGMRKVKAFTKDGIEEVVYEYRKD from the coding sequence ATGAAACCAGTAATCGAAACCAGTAGGCTATTCCTTCGGCAGCTAACGCTTGAGGACGCCTCCAGCCTCGCGCAAGTCCTTTCCGATCAGGAATCGATGAAGCATTATCCCCATGCATTCTCACCCGAAGAGGTTCGTAAATGGATAGAACGAAATATCGAGCGGTACAAGAATGATGGATTTGGGTTATGGGCAGTAATTCGAAAAGCAGATGGCCAATTTCTGGGGGACTGTGGGATTACGCTACAGGATATCGACGGAGAAATTCTTCCGGAGATAGGGTTCCACACCATCAAAACATTTTGCAACATGGGCTATGCAACCGAGGCGGCGGAAGCCTGCAAAAAATATGCGCTGGAGGTGCTTGGATTTAAATCGATATACTCCTACTCCGCCATTGGAAACAAGCCATCACAAAGGGTATCCTCGAAAATAGGGATGAGAAAGGTAAAAGCATTCACGAAGGATGGCATAGAAGAAGTTGTATACGAGTATCGAAAAGATTAA
- a CDS encoding flavodoxin family protein yields MKMIFCVLMGSPRLKGNTAELLKPFLEELENSKADVTYIQLAEKNIMPCKGCYACQDVSGEYGCIQQDDVAEIMEEIIKCDCIVLATPIYSWYCTAPMKALLDRHYGLNKFYRTAKGSLWEGKKVAIVATHGYDAEYGAGPFETGIKRLCEHSKLDYVGLYSVRDMDDDGGMTSFQTEDAITGARNFARKLLEK; encoded by the coding sequence ATGAAGATGATTTTTTGTGTTTTGATGGGAAGTCCCCGATTAAAAGGGAATACAGCAGAGCTACTAAAACCCTTTTTAGAGGAGCTTGAAAATAGTAAAGCTGATGTGACATACATACAGCTGGCAGAGAAGAACATTATGCCCTGCAAAGGATGCTACGCTTGTCAGGATGTGAGCGGTGAATATGGCTGCATACAGCAAGATGACGTAGCAGAAATTATGGAGGAAATAATTAAATGTGACTGTATCGTTTTAGCAACGCCAATATATTCGTGGTACTGCACAGCACCAATGAAGGCTTTACTCGATCGACATTACGGGCTCAATAAGTTTTACCGTACCGCTAAGGGCTCTTTATGGGAAGGTAAAAAAGTGGCAATAGTAGCAACACACGGATATGATGCAGAATATGGTGCAGGTCCTTTTGAGACTGGCATTAAAAGATTATGCGAGCATTCTAAATTAGACTATGTAGGTTTGTATTCTGTTCGGGATATGGACGATGATGGCGGTATGACATCATTTCAAACGGAAGATGCAATAACCGGTGCAAGAAATTTTGCAAGGAAGCTGCTCGAAAAATAA
- a CDS encoding DUF4236 domain-containing protein, with translation MRFRKKVKIMKGLSINLSGSGASLSIGGRGASVTIGKKGTYLNTGIPGTGIYNRQKISGTSSKSQLASQNTSSTQSSTYYHISLNLDEKGSPVLTIKDSNGLIVTDEGIIKRIKREEQYKENVENLINKKKQEIEDNTNSFIDIYKSTPTVAPIEYAEKKLKYLSPQKYHRKKFNITKPSIEGIIKDLESEAKKNISSILFWQNKKKRNQYISDNKEQRYKEELEKWEIIQREFEDAENSTEIEQNNLLYQEYQNKKNELEGYINGNGDYVSSKIESILSEITLTVDFSVDFEFDEFKSTLYIDLDLPEIEDLPNQKVKTLSTGKISIKEKTQKERKQEYAICVCGIAYYFSGLFYNITSKINTIQISGYTQRISKKSGRLEDEYIYSIRFERNVFKDLKIINIDPIEAISNFEHILNITSNFDFKTIVPFSKN, from the coding sequence ATGAGATTTAGAAAAAAAGTCAAAATAATGAAAGGTTTATCTATAAATCTTTCAGGTTCAGGTGCAAGTTTATCAATTGGAGGTAGAGGTGCTTCTGTTACTATTGGAAAAAAAGGGACATATCTTAACACAGGAATTCCGGGAACTGGTATTTATAATAGGCAAAAAATTAGTGGAACTTCTTCAAAAAGTCAATTAGCATCACAAAACACTTCTTCGACACAGAGTAGTACCTATTACCATATTTCGCTGAACCTAGATGAAAAAGGCAGTCCAGTTTTAACAATAAAAGATTCTAATGGTTTAATTGTGACTGATGAAGGCATTATCAAGAGGATAAAGAGAGAAGAACAATATAAAGAGAACGTTGAGAATCTAATAAATAAAAAGAAGCAAGAGATTGAAGATAATACAAATAGTTTTATCGATATATATAAATCAACTCCCACTGTTGCTCCTATAGAATATGCAGAAAAAAAGCTCAAGTACTTAAGTCCTCAAAAATATCACCGTAAAAAATTCAACATAACAAAACCATCTATTGAAGGCATAATTAAAGATTTAGAATCTGAAGCTAAAAAGAATATATCAAGTATCTTATTTTGGCAAAACAAAAAGAAACGCAACCAATATATATCTGACAATAAAGAACAACGATATAAAGAAGAACTCGAAAAATGGGAAATAATTCAAAGAGAATTTGAAGATGCAGAAAATTCAACTGAGATAGAGCAAAATAATTTATTATATCAAGAGTATCAAAATAAAAAAAATGAACTTGAGGGCTATATAAATGGAAATGGAGATTATGTTTCTAGTAAAATAGAGTCAATCCTAAGTGAGATAACTCTAACTGTTGACTTCTCTGTAGACTTTGAATTTGACGAATTTAAATCAACATTATACATAGATCTCGACTTACCTGAAATAGAAGACTTACCAAATCAAAAAGTTAAAACATTATCTACAGGCAAGATCTCAATAAAAGAAAAAACTCAAAAAGAAAGAAAACAAGAATATGCAATTTGCGTCTGCGGTATCGCATACTATTTTTCAGGACTCTTCTATAATATAACCTCAAAGATTAATACAATTCAAATATCAGGTTACACTCAAAGAATAAGCAAAAAGAGTGGAAGATTAGAAGATGAATATATTTATTCAATCAGATTTGAGAGAAATGTATTCAAAGATTTAAAAATAATAAATATCGACCCGATTGAGGCTATTTCAAACTTTGAACACATCTTGAACATAACCTCGAACTTCGATTTTAAGACAATAGTCCCATTCAGTAAGAACTAA
- a CDS encoding helix-turn-helix domain-containing protein, producing the protein MELTLEQEYQKYASAESCPVRNVLNRIGDKWSILVIMLLGDLNVLRFNELHRSIGTISQKMLTVTLKTLEADGLVKRTIYPQVPPKVEYELTERGRSLLPIIQNLVSWAKENMDDIKVSRERHLEM; encoded by the coding sequence ATGGAGTTAACATTAGAACAAGAGTATCAAAAATACGCAAGCGCAGAATCGTGCCCCGTACGAAATGTGCTTAACCGCATAGGAGACAAGTGGTCGATACTCGTTATCATGCTGCTGGGGGATTTGAACGTGCTACGGTTCAACGAGCTTCATCGGAGCATCGGGACTATTTCGCAGAAGATGCTTACCGTAACCCTAAAAACCCTCGAGGCCGATGGGCTAGTGAAGCGCACCATCTACCCGCAGGTACCGCCCAAGGTGGAGTACGAGCTAACGGAAAGAGGCCGCAGCTTGCTGCCCATTATTCAAAACCTGGTTAGCTGGGCAAAGGAAAACATGGACGATATTAAGGTATCCAGAGAAAGGCACCTGGAGATGTAG
- a CDS encoding SDR family oxidoreductase: MKIGVTGATGQLGRLVVEELKKRVSADAIVALVRTPSKAADMGVESYEFDYNNPDDLVCALAGIDRLLLISSSEIGQRARQHANVVEAAKKAGVKWIVYTSLLHADTSSLSLAEEHRATEKVLKESGIPYTLLRNGWYTENYTGSIPGAIAAGALIGSAGNGKIASAARADFAEAAAVVLTDQEHQHKVYELAGDNAYTLADLAAEVSRQTGNALPYQDLSEADYAGILKNVGLPEGLAYAIAGWDVAASKNDLFDNGHQLSKLIGHATTPMSDTVAATLA; the protein is encoded by the coding sequence ATGAAAATTGGAGTTACAGGCGCTACCGGGCAGCTAGGTCGGCTGGTAGTTGAGGAGCTAAAGAAAAGAGTATCGGCAGATGCCATTGTTGCACTGGTTCGTACACCTAGTAAAGCCGCAGACATGGGTGTAGAGAGCTACGAGTTCGACTACAACAACCCTGATGATTTAGTATGTGCCCTTGCTGGCATCGATAGGCTGCTGCTCATCTCGAGTAGCGAAATTGGGCAACGTGCGAGGCAGCATGCCAACGTTGTGGAGGCAGCAAAGAAGGCCGGGGTTAAGTGGATTGTGTATACGAGCTTGCTGCATGCCGACACCTCGTCGTTGAGCCTTGCCGAGGAGCATAGGGCAACCGAAAAGGTGCTAAAGGAGTCGGGAATACCGTACACGCTGCTTCGCAATGGCTGGTACACCGAAAACTATACCGGATCGATACCTGGCGCAATAGCTGCAGGCGCGCTTATTGGTAGCGCGGGCAACGGCAAGATTGCCTCGGCCGCTCGTGCCGACTTCGCAGAGGCCGCCGCAGTGGTGCTGACCGATCAAGAGCATCAGCATAAGGTTTACGAGCTTGCCGGCGACAATGCCTACACGCTTGCCGACTTGGCCGCCGAGGTTTCGCGCCAAACCGGGAATGCACTTCCCTACCAAGATCTTTCGGAGGCCGACTATGCAGGCATTCTGAAGAATGTGGGACTACCCGAGGGGCTGGCCTACGCCATTGCAGGATGGGATGTGGCGGCTTCGAAGAACGATCTGTTCGACAACGGCCATCAGCTGTCCAAACTAATCGGGCATGCAACAACTCCGATGTCCGATACTGTTGCCGCAACGCTCGCCTAG
- a CDS encoding 4a-hydroxytetrahydrobiopterin dehydratase, translating into MKALTKEEVTCYLELHLRDWTFDGNAIKRDFVFKTFVEAFSFMTVIALLAEKLDHHPSWSNEYNRVSISLSTHSSKGITQLDFDLAGIADMAYKRCEVED; encoded by the coding sequence ATGAAGGCATTAACAAAAGAGGAGGTGACTTGCTACCTCGAACTTCACCTAAGAGATTGGACTTTTGATGGGAATGCTATCAAAAGAGACTTCGTTTTTAAAACCTTTGTTGAGGCATTCTCGTTTATGACCGTGATAGCTTTGTTGGCGGAGAAGCTAGATCACCATCCTAGCTGGAGTAATGAGTATAATAGGGTGAGCATCTCGTTAAGTACCCATTCGTCTAAAGGAATTACGCAGCTTGATTTTGATCTAGCCGGCATTGCCGATATGGCATACAAGAGGTGCGAGGTTGAGGACTAG
- a CDS encoding ATP-binding protein: MKLKFRFWTSSVILYLVLAAMLFYGYRNSHLMLLVAEAFALLLLLAIIYFYQIIIKPVNEIASGAELLKEQDFSSRLPRTGQPDMDRLIDLFNRMMAQLKEERLRVREQHYFLDLMVSASPLGVIILDFDNRISSLNPAASRLLKVEEATGMALDQINHPLALEMEQLQPNEQRIIRLNGIHAYKCTRSYFIDRGFQHPFILVEELTQELIKTEKKAYEKVIRLMSHEVNNTIGATNSMLNLLSSNLQQSQLSYANDFRNVIDIATERGKNLCQLMSNFSEVVKIPEPVRQPVSLKSLIGSIHLLLEAECCKREISLSIEIPDPSPVVFADMVQMEQVIINIVKNSIEAIDRKGAIAIKVSTNPTTLVVQDNGKGISPKDQSMLFTPFYSTKTNGQGIGLMFTREILLNHQFQLSLQTVKPGQTEFRVVFD, from the coding sequence ATGAAGCTAAAGTTCCGATTCTGGACTTCCTCCGTAATTCTATACCTTGTACTGGCTGCCATGCTATTTTACGGCTACCGTAACAGCCATCTAATGCTACTAGTTGCCGAGGCCTTTGCGCTGCTGCTCCTTTTAGCCATTATCTACTTCTACCAAATCATCATTAAACCCGTAAACGAGATTGCTAGCGGCGCTGAGCTGCTCAAGGAGCAGGATTTCAGCTCGCGGCTACCCCGTACAGGGCAACCCGATATGGATCGGCTCATCGATCTGTTCAACCGAATGATGGCCCAGCTCAAGGAGGAACGCCTTCGCGTACGCGAGCAGCACTACTTCCTCGATCTGATGGTAAGCGCCTCGCCCTTGGGGGTTATCATCCTCGACTTCGACAACCGCATCAGCTCGCTAAACCCTGCCGCCAGCCGCCTGCTAAAGGTAGAAGAGGCCACAGGCATGGCTCTCGACCAGATAAACCATCCCCTAGCCCTGGAGATGGAGCAGCTGCAGCCCAACGAGCAGCGCATCATCCGCCTCAACGGCATCCACGCCTACAAGTGTACCCGCTCCTACTTCATCGATAGGGGCTTTCAGCACCCGTTTATCCTGGTGGAGGAGCTCACGCAGGAGCTTATCAAAACCGAGAAGAAGGCCTACGAGAAGGTCATCCGCCTGATGTCGCACGAGGTAAACAACACCATTGGGGCCACCAACTCCATGCTTAACCTGCTATCTTCGAACCTTCAGCAGAGCCAGCTGTCGTATGCCAACGACTTCCGCAACGTTATTGATATCGCCACCGAACGGGGGAAGAACCTCTGCCAGCTCATGTCCAACTTCTCGGAGGTGGTAAAGATCCCCGAGCCGGTACGTCAGCCCGTATCGCTGAAATCGCTGATCGGCTCCATACATCTGCTACTCGAAGCCGAATGCTGCAAGCGCGAGATCTCCCTTTCAATTGAAATCCCCGACCCCTCTCCCGTTGTATTTGCCGATATGGTACAGATGGAGCAGGTTATCATCAACATCGTAAAGAATAGCATCGAGGCCATCGACCGTAAGGGAGCAATTGCCATTAAGGTGAGCACCAATCCTACCACCCTTGTGGTGCAGGACAACGGTAAGGGTATCAGCCCCAAGGATCAGAGCATGCTCTTTACCCCCTTCTACTCCACCAAAACCAACGGACAGGGCATCGGGCTGATGTTTACCCGCGAGATACTGCTCAACCACCAGTTCCAACTATCGCTACAGACGGTTAAGCCGGGGCAAACGGAGTTTCGGGTGGTCTTTGATTAG
- a CDS encoding efflux RND transporter periplasmic adaptor subunit, which translates to MDRSIPQEVIRRRKRKTVIIAAAVAVALLIGITTLFSFLRSGISAKDIDVAVVDKGEVDISVSASGKVVPLSEQIITSPIASRVVEVYKKSGDKVAVGDLILKLDLDAATSDYGKMNDELSMKQCKLEQQGVTVKSQLSDLRMQLAIADMKLKRMAAELKNEHYLDSIGASTSDKVRQAELNYKVESLLYEQLKQRYSNEQLTSSANIKMSKLEYNIAKKSVVLMGKTMSEAQVRAPRSAVLTWVNNQIGSTVAQGAQLAIVSDLNDFKVEGEIADSYADRVSPGAKVAVRVGNQTLEGSVGNVTPSVKNGIIEFTVMLKESSSTKLRSGLKVDVYVINAISENVPRLANGSYYVGKGEYDLWVINGGVAQKRRVELGESSFDKVEVKRGLHVGDRVIVSDMSKYKNASSLKIRK; encoded by the coding sequence ATGGACAGAAGCATCCCTCAAGAGGTAATACGTAGGCGAAAAAGGAAAACCGTCATAATCGCTGCAGCCGTTGCTGTTGCATTACTTATAGGGATAACCACCCTTTTTAGCTTCCTGCGCTCGGGAATATCGGCAAAGGATATCGATGTTGCCGTGGTCGATAAGGGCGAGGTCGACATTTCGGTGTCCGCATCGGGTAAGGTTGTTCCGCTATCGGAGCAAATCATCACCTCGCCAATAGCATCGAGGGTTGTGGAGGTGTACAAGAAGTCCGGCGATAAGGTAGCGGTTGGCGATCTAATTCTGAAGCTCGATCTGGATGCCGCAACCTCCGACTATGGAAAGATGAACGACGAGTTATCGATGAAGCAGTGCAAGCTCGAGCAGCAGGGCGTTACCGTAAAGAGCCAGCTCTCCGATCTTAGAATGCAGCTGGCCATTGCCGATATGAAGCTGAAGCGAATGGCGGCCGAGCTGAAGAACGAGCACTACTTGGACAGCATCGGGGCAAGTACCAGCGATAAGGTACGGCAGGCGGAGCTCAACTACAAGGTGGAGTCGCTCCTCTACGAGCAGCTTAAGCAGCGCTATAGCAACGAGCAGCTCACCTCGTCGGCCAACATAAAGATGTCGAAGCTGGAGTACAACATTGCAAAGAAAAGCGTGGTGCTTATGGGCAAAACCATGAGCGAGGCGCAGGTTCGCGCGCCCCGTTCGGCCGTCCTAACCTGGGTAAACAACCAGATAGGATCAACCGTGGCGCAGGGGGCGCAGCTCGCCATTGTCTCGGACCTTAACGACTTTAAGGTGGAGGGCGAGATTGCCGACTCGTATGCCGACAGGGTGAGCCCAGGCGCTAAGGTAGCTGTGCGCGTTGGAAACCAAACGCTGGAGGGGAGCGTGGGCAATGTTACCCCATCGGTAAAGAATGGCATCATCGAGTTTACCGTCATGCTAAAGGAGAGCAGCAGCACAAAGCTGCGCTCGGGGCTAAAGGTGGACGTTTACGTGATAAATGCCATCAGCGAAAATGTGCCTCGGCTGGCCAACGGCTCGTACTACGTGGGCAAGGGCGAGTACGACCTGTGGGTGATTAATGGCGGAGTAGCCCAAAAGCGTAGGGTGGAGCTTGGCGAAAGCAGCTTCGATAAGGTAGAGGTAAAGCGAGGCCTACATGTGGGCGATCGGGTGATTGTTTCGGATATGTCGAAGTACAAGAACGCAAGTAGCCTTAAGATTAGGAAATAA
- a CDS encoding ABC transporter ATP-binding protein, translating to MITLENISKVYQTKEIETVALENVNLTVNKGEFVSIMGPSGCGKSTLLNIMGLLDAPSLGQVSLGGVLVDSMKDKELAVLRNQKLGFVFQSFHLIPALNIIDNVELPLLYRKVSSGERRRRALEVIEKVGLSHRAKHFPMQLSGGQCQRVAIARAIIGNPEILLADEPTGNLDSKMGSEIMEILFRLNKEEGTTIVMVTHDDHIAKQTGRIMRFFDGRQIQ from the coding sequence ATGATTACACTAGAAAACATTAGCAAGGTTTATCAAACCAAGGAGATTGAAACCGTAGCGCTCGAGAATGTGAACTTAACCGTAAACAAGGGCGAGTTTGTATCCATCATGGGTCCTTCGGGCTGCGGCAAGAGTACGCTACTAAATATTATGGGATTACTCGATGCGCCATCCCTGGGGCAGGTGTCTCTAGGAGGTGTGCTGGTTGATAGCATGAAGGACAAGGAGCTGGCGGTACTTCGCAACCAGAAGCTGGGCTTCGTTTTTCAGAGTTTCCACCTTATTCCAGCGCTGAATATCATTGATAATGTGGAGCTGCCGCTACTCTACCGCAAGGTATCGTCGGGCGAACGTCGTCGGAGGGCGCTGGAGGTTATCGAGAAGGTTGGCCTTTCGCATCGTGCAAAGCACTTCCCCATGCAGCTCTCGGGCGGACAGTGCCAGCGCGTAGCTATTGCCCGTGCCATCATCGGAAATCCAGAAATTCTGCTTGCCGATGAGCCTACCGGTAACCTCGATAGCAAGATGGGCTCCGAAATTATGGAGATCCTGTTCCGCCTGAATAAGGAGGAGGGAACCACCATCGTAATGGTAACGCACGACGATCATATTGCCAAGCAAACAGGGCGCATCATGCGCTTTTTCGATGGCCGACAAATCCAATAG
- a CDS encoding ABC transporter permease yields the protein MILYYMKHAWRMLWQEKFFTIISLLGIGLAVSFIMVIITVNDIDDGSYAPEVNRYRTLYVKNVSEKQGQSTNNSSLSPMIVKNVIYNLDGVDAVTAVNRGESFVEAQKLSGEGQNVKSTSTDGAYWKFFNFEFVAGKPFTSSDFTSGVRVAVIDESLSRSLYKGENALGKTIFIAQQPYKVVGVVKDVSPSSSFAYAKVWFPYTTSSQVMSGKNELSCGALEAMILAKKTSDFDDIRRKLEARRFNYNETAGKGVKILLRGPDTHSEQRFRGDATAEQSEYKEVLRLWIMVIIILIVVPAFNMMSFTISRMKKRQEELGLRRSFGALRSNIIGQVIAENMLLTLIGGFFGFLLSGILIFAFQSTLFPDGVSLSLSMIFRPSILAYLLGVCVLVNLVSAIIPAVRSANQPILQALKEKKA from the coding sequence ATGATACTTTACTATATGAAGCATGCCTGGCGTATGCTATGGCAGGAGAAGTTCTTTACCATTATCTCGTTGCTGGGAATAGGGTTGGCCGTATCCTTTATTATGGTAATAATTACCGTAAACGATATTGACGATGGCTCCTACGCCCCCGAGGTGAATCGCTATCGGACGTTGTACGTAAAGAATGTTAGCGAGAAGCAAGGGCAAAGCACCAATAACAGCAGCCTATCGCCAATGATTGTAAAAAATGTGATCTATAACCTGGATGGGGTTGATGCTGTTACCGCTGTAAACAGAGGAGAGTCGTTTGTAGAAGCGCAGAAGCTATCAGGCGAAGGACAAAACGTGAAGTCGACAAGCACAGATGGTGCGTATTGGAAATTCTTCAACTTCGAATTTGTAGCAGGGAAGCCATTTACGAGTAGCGACTTTACTTCTGGTGTTCGCGTTGCCGTTATCGACGAATCGCTCTCACGGTCGCTCTACAAGGGAGAGAATGCGCTCGGGAAAACCATTTTTATTGCCCAGCAACCCTATAAGGTGGTCGGTGTGGTTAAGGATGTTAGCCCCTCCTCTTCTTTTGCGTATGCCAAGGTGTGGTTTCCGTACACCACAAGCTCGCAGGTGATGAGCGGCAAGAACGAGCTGTCTTGCGGAGCCCTAGAAGCGATGATACTAGCTAAAAAAACAAGCGACTTTGATGACATAAGGCGTAAGCTGGAGGCTCGACGATTCAACTATAACGAAACTGCAGGAAAAGGGGTTAAAATTTTACTTCGAGGACCCGATACCCATAGCGAGCAGCGCTTCCGAGGCGATGCCACCGCGGAGCAGAGCGAGTATAAGGAGGTGCTTCGGCTTTGGATAATGGTAATCATCATTCTTATTGTTGTCCCTGCATTTAATATGATGAGCTTCACCATCTCGCGAATGAAGAAACGCCAGGAGGAGCTGGGGTTGAGGCGTTCGTTTGGCGCACTGCGTAGCAATATTATTGGGCAGGTTATCGCCGAGAATATGCTGCTAACCCTAATAGGAGGATTTTTCGGTTTTCTTCTATCGGGTATTCTGATTTTTGCTTTCCAGTCAACACTTTTTCCCGATGGTGTAAGCCTTAGCCTAAGCATGATTTTCCGTCCATCAATTTTGGCTTATCTATTGGGCGTTTGTGTTCTTGTAAACCTGGTATCCGCAATTATTCCGGCTGTTCGGTCGGCCAATCAACCTATTCTACAAGCATTAAAAGAGAAAAAGGCATGA